In Romboutsia lituseburensis, a genomic segment contains:
- a CDS encoding glycosyltransferase family 2 protein has product MSLISIIVPVYNVEKYIHECIDSIINQTYSNIEIILVNDGSTDNSGNICEKYEKKDNRIKVVHKKNGGLSDARNVGIDISNGDYICFIDSDDWINLDMIENLYNLIIRYNADIAQSDYVEVYNKDSMSKNAIKEDIKFYNSNDMLECLYGEEYVKTVVVWNKMYKKELFNQIRFPKGKLHEDEFTTYKIIHKANMIIDSNLPLYYYRQRENSIMNSNFNIKRLDAIDACIEQKKYFKKCGLRMFENKVDAKMCGLFKYLYLKASQSNLHNRTEVLSKLNDNMKKNYISFILNKEIKLMGKMSLTLAILNRNIFCNLYSKHINNKFKG; this is encoded by the coding sequence TTGAGCTTGATAAGTATTATAGTACCTGTATATAATGTTGAAAAATATATCCATGAATGCATAGATAGTATAATTAATCAAACCTATAGTAATATAGAAATAATATTAGTAAATGATGGTTCCACAGATAATAGTGGTAATATATGTGAAAAATACGAGAAAAAAGATAATAGAATTAAAGTAGTACATAAAAAAAATGGAGGCCTAAGCGATGCTAGAAATGTAGGAATAGATATTTCTAATGGAGATTATATTTGCTTTATAGACAGCGATGATTGGATTAATTTAGACATGATTGAAAACTTATATAATCTTATAATTAGATATAATGCTGACATTGCTCAAAGTGATTATGTAGAAGTTTATAATAAGGATAGTATGTCAAAAAATGCAATAAAAGAAGATATAAAGTTCTATAATTCAAATGATATGTTGGAATGTCTATATGGAGAAGAGTATGTTAAAACTGTAGTTGTATGGAATAAAATGTATAAAAAAGAATTATTTAATCAAATTAGATTTCCAAAAGGAAAATTACATGAAGATGAATTTACTACATATAAAATAATACATAAAGCTAATATGATAATTGATAGCAACTTACCTTTATATTATTATAGACAAAGAGAAAATAGTATAATGAATAGCAACTTTAATATTAAAAGACTTGATGCTATAGATGCTTGCATAGAACAAAAAAAATATTTTAAAAAATGTGGTTTAAGAATGTTTGAAAATAAAGTAGATGCTAAAATGTGTGGACTTTTCAAATATTTATATCTCAAAGCAAGTCAAAGTAATTTACATAATAGAACTGAAGTTTTAAGTAAGCTTAATGATAATATGAAAAAAAATTATATTTCATTCATTTTAAATAAAGAAATTAAGTTGATGGGGAAAATGTCGCTTACATTAGCTATTTTAAATAGAAATATATTTTGTAATTTATATAGCAAGCATATAAATAATAAATTTAAAGGATAA
- a CDS encoding polysaccharide pyruvyl transferase family protein, whose product MKKMIYKLLNRQKINKLKYKIGIIYNYKFRKFKNKKKILVSLIPTHGNLGDHAIAYASIKYLSEKFPNYEIIEINFSETYKYGKAYEKIINKDDIVCIIGGGNMGNQYMDDENIRRHMISKFKNVKVVSLPQTIYFTKDENGIKEFEISKKIYNENKNLVVIGREDKSYEIMKQSFTECKVIKNPDMVFYLNNKINIHQCERKNIMTCLRKDKESYISIHKKEEFLKQLKQKFKDIIVTDTVVDYQVSQTERERELFKLWTKFYNSRVVITDRLHGMIFCAITKTPCIVTRSLDHKVIESYKWIKDLNYIRMVDGLNFNEIEPIIEELMNLNTIDKFDLNKNYFDILIDYIK is encoded by the coding sequence ATGAAGAAAATGATATACAAGTTATTAAATAGACAAAAAATAAATAAACTAAAATATAAAATTGGAATTATATATAATTATAAATTCAGAAAATTTAAAAATAAAAAAAAGATATTAGTGTCTTTAATACCGACTCATGGAAATCTAGGGGATCATGCCATAGCATATGCATCTATTAAATATTTATCAGAAAAATTTCCTAATTATGAAATAATAGAGATTAACTTTTCAGAGACTTACAAATACGGAAAAGCATATGAAAAGATAATAAATAAAGATGATATAGTATGTATTATAGGTGGAGGAAATATGGGAAATCAGTATATGGATGATGAAAATATAAGAAGACATATGATATCTAAATTTAAAAATGTAAAAGTAGTTTCACTTCCACAGACTATTTATTTTACTAAAGATGAAAATGGTATAAAAGAATTTGAAATAAGTAAAAAAATATATAATGAAAATAAAAACTTAGTCGTAATAGGAAGAGAAGACAAATCATATGAGATTATGAAACAGTCATTTACAGAATGTAAAGTAATTAAAAATCCTGATATGGTATTTTATTTAAATAATAAAATTAATATACATCAATGTGAAAGAAAAAATATAATGACTTGTTTAAGAAAAGATAAGGAAAGCTATATATCGATACACAAGAAAGAAGAATTTTTAAAACAATTAAAACAAAAGTTTAAAGATATTATAGTGACAGATACAGTAGTAGATTATCAAGTAAGCCAAACTGAAAGAGAGAGAGAACTATTTAAATTATGGACTAAATTTTATAACTCGAGAGTAGTTATAACAGATAGACTTCATGGTATGATATTTTGTGCAATAACAAAAACACCTTGTATAGTAACTAGAAGTTTAGATCATAAAGTTATAGAAAGTTATAAATGGATAAAAGATTTAAATTATATAAGGATGGTTGATGGGTTAAACTTTAATGAAATAGAGCCTATAATTGAAGAACTAATGAACTTAAATACTATAGATAAATTTGATTTAAATAAAAATTATTTTGATATATTAATAGATTATATAAAATAA
- a CDS encoding oligosaccharide flippase family protein yields the protein MQTLEINRNRQLAINISSSLVAFAVNLIINFFLSPYIVNTIGVEANGFISLANTFITYATLVTIALNSMSGRFITIAIHKNDYKLANKYYNAVFGGNLIITIVLIIPSILTIAKLDSLINIPLNLITDVKILFSILFINFFIATALPNWSTAMFATNKIHINSIRGVESNLIKVILILISFLLFKPKVYYVGLATLISSLYVTIFSKYYQVKLLPDLNIKYKYFEWKYVKKLVSSGIWNTINQAGQMLLSGLDLLIANLFIGPIEMGLLALAKTIPNVIVNLAGTLNGVFAPALTIDYANDNKNALKNSLKQGMKLTGIILTIPLTILILYGKEFYQLWVPSENASILHILSVLTCFGLIFTSGTQCLYNIFTVTNKVKTNSLLLLSSGAISTVIVFILLNTTDLGVFAIAGVSSTINLIRNMIYTIPFTAKCLGLEWNTFFPEVFSSVLSVITLTIIGSTIKGFIIVDSWKILIISCLLMSMTGLIINMIIVLSKDERKYLIDKIINKVKLF from the coding sequence ATGCAAACGTTAGAAATAAATAGAAATAGACAATTAGCTATTAACATATCAAGTAGTTTAGTTGCTTTTGCAGTGAACTTAATAATAAACTTTTTTTTATCACCATACATTGTAAATACAATCGGAGTAGAAGCAAATGGATTTATATCGCTTGCTAATACATTTATTACTTATGCTACTTTAGTAACAATTGCCCTAAATTCTATGTCAGGAAGATTTATAACAATAGCCATACATAAGAATGATTATAAATTAGCGAATAAATACTATAATGCTGTATTTGGAGGAAATTTAATTATAACTATAGTGTTAATTATACCATCAATTTTAACGATTGCTAAATTAGATAGCTTAATAAATATACCCTTAAACTTAATAACTGATGTCAAAATATTATTTTCGATTTTATTCATAAATTTTTTTATAGCAACTGCATTACCTAATTGGTCTACGGCTATGTTTGCAACTAATAAAATTCACATTAATTCTATAAGGGGAGTTGAATCTAATTTAATAAAAGTGATACTTATACTTATATCTTTTTTATTATTTAAACCTAAAGTCTATTATGTAGGACTAGCTACACTAATATCATCTCTGTATGTAACTATTTTTTCAAAATACTATCAAGTAAAGTTACTGCCAGATTTAAATATAAAATATAAGTACTTTGAATGGAAATATGTAAAAAAGTTAGTATCTTCAGGGATTTGGAATACTATAAATCAAGCAGGACAGATGCTACTAAGTGGATTAGACTTATTAATTGCTAATTTATTTATAGGTCCTATAGAAATGGGTTTATTAGCTCTGGCTAAAACGATACCTAATGTAATAGTAAATTTAGCAGGAACTTTAAATGGTGTTTTTGCACCAGCATTAACTATTGATTATGCAAATGATAATAAAAATGCATTGAAAAATAGTTTAAAGCAGGGCATGAAATTAACAGGAATTATACTTACCATACCTCTAACAATTCTTATTTTATATGGAAAGGAATTTTATCAACTGTGGGTACCTAGTGAAAATGCAAGTATATTACATATATTATCTGTATTAACTTGTTTTGGTCTAATTTTTACAAGTGGAACTCAATGTCTTTATAATATTTTCACTGTAACAAATAAAGTTAAAACAAATTCACTTTTATTGCTAAGCTCAGGGGCTATAAGTACTGTTATTGTTTTTATATTATTAAATACAACAGATTTAGGAGTTTTTGCAATAGCGGGAGTAAGTTCAACTATCAACTTAATTAGAAATATGATATATACAATTCCATTTACAGCTAAGTGTTTAGGATTGGAGTGGAATACGTTTTTTCCTGAAGTGTTTAGTTCAGTATTGAGTGTAATTACATTAACTATAATAGGTAGTACAATAAAGGGATTTATTATAGTAGATTCATGGAAAATATTAATAATATCATGCCTATTGATGAGTATGACTGGATTAATAATAAATATGATAATTGTATTAAGTAAGGATGAACGCAAATATTTAATTGATAAGATAATAAATAAAGTGAAACTATTTTAA